The sequence GTTACAAACGGGATGCATTGTTTCTGGGGCTATGTGCCGTATTTCTGACGGCACTTGTGATGGGCAATATCATTGGGACGACCAAGTTCATCCGGCTTTTTTCCATGGATATTCCAGCCTGGCTACTGCCGCTGGTTCCGGAGCTGGTACGCGAAGGGGATTATTATGAAATGGTTATTCCTGCAGGCCTTCTGGCTTTTCCGGCCACTTTTTTTGTAACGGATCTCATTTCCGAGTTGTTCGGACGGCGAAAAGCCCAGTTGCTGGTTCTGGTGGGTTTTGCGATGAATCTGTTTATGCTCGGGGTAATGACCATCAACTTTTATATGCCTGATGCCGAAGGGGTCAGCGGTGGGACACCGCTATTTGACAACGTGTACGGGTTCATGGTCGGCAATACCATAGGAAGCATGATCGCCTATCTTGTAGCTCAGACCGTGGATGTGCAGCTCTATCACTTTTGGAAGCGCCTGACCAGGGGAAAACATCTCTGGCTCAGAAATAACGCTTCGACCATGGTTAGTCAGCTGGTGGATTCCACCGCCATTTTGAGCATTCTCTATTTCACCGGCAATCTCGGCGATGGTGTAACAGGCATTGCCGCACTTTCAATTCTTATATTGAACTCCTACCTGTTCAAGTTTTTGTCCGCTCTCGTTGACACCCCGCTGATTTATGCGGCTGTTCACTATTTCCGGGATTATTACGAGGATCCGGAAGGACATGAACTTCCTGGACGCGGATCTTAGGCCAGTGTCGCAATGTTCGTGACGGGTGGCATCGTTGCTACCGCCTCAAATATTAGAGGTAGAAATCCGTGAGATTACCGATTAGGCACCTCCGCGTTTCAGTGGAGCCCGCTACGTTTCGTTGGACACAACGAAACCCGGTTGTCCCAATACCTGAAAATCGTTATTGAAACAGAGCTGCGAAAAGCCTATTGTTGCCTGACGAAATATCGTTGCAATTAACATTAGGTGAGACTGATGACAAATTCTTTTTGGCGAGAAGTGATGGATCACATCCCGGGATTGGTGATGTTATTCAGAGTTGATGATAACGAGGAAGCGCACTTGTTTTTTGTAAACTCCCAGGTGCAGGAGATTTTAGGCTATTCGCCGGAAGAATATGTGCTGGCTTCGGAGTCAGCCGACTCAAGGATTAAAAATGAAATATCGTCGCTTGTGGAGCGGATTGCAGAGTTGAGTCATGATGGAGGGGGGCAGGCGGAACCGATATGTCGCTTACACTCCAGGAGGGTATCGGCGATTACTTTTTCTTTTGAGTTCAGGATTTTTACGGTCAAGTCCAGCCCCTTGCCGTTTATCGTGGTTTCGCTGGAGCCCATGGACAAAGAGCCGGTAGAAGCAGCCATGGCAACTGATAAAAGGGTAGATACAACAGCTGTTGGTGAGGGGGCACTTTTTGTCAGCGATTCTCCTCTGATGAAAGCCTTGATGAAGAAACTGGACATGGTTATCGACAAGCATGTCCATCTTTTGTTTCGTGGAGAGCGGGGAACCGGAAAGCGGACGCTTGCAAAGCAGGTTGTTCAGGCTGAAAAACTGAACGGTGCTGAAACGTTGGTCTGGGATCTCCCGGACACGTCCGCAAGCAGGCAGGATGAGTTGGTTCAGCAGCTGTGTGCCGGTGATTCCGCAGATGGTGCTGTCAGCGATCGGCTGACCTTGCTGATTCTGGAGATCAGCAGGCTTTCACTGAAGAACCAGCAGAAACTGCTTGAATGGCTGAGAAATACCACCGGGGACAGGGTTGTTCGGATAATTGCAACCACAAGGACGTTGCTTGAGGACCATATGAATCGCGGCAGGTTTTCCATGGAGCTGTACTATCATTTGAGTTTTGATACGATTCTGCTACCACCGCTGGTTCAGCGCAGGGAGGATATTGACCTGCTGATCGATCGCTGGGTATCGCGAGCCTCACGGGTGTTAGAGCTGGGTGAACTCGAAATCGGCGAACCGGTCAGAGAACGGCTGTTGCATCACAGCTGGCCAGGCAATTTTCACGATTTTTACGATACCATGCGCCGGTCGCTGTTGCGTTCCGGGCAAGGGGTGTTCCGGCTTGCTCTGGAATCAGGTCAGGAAGAATCCCGAAAGAAAAAGTCTGCGGTTTCCCCGGTGGATATTGCGGATGAGGTATTGCCATTTGATGAAA comes from Balneolales bacterium ANBcel1 and encodes:
- a CDS encoding queuosine precursor transporter: MTQKQTSAKSGHTEGYKRDALFLGLCAVFLTALVMGNIIGTTKFIRLFSMDIPAWLLPLVPELVREGDYYEMVIPAGLLAFPATFFVTDLISELFGRRKAQLLVLVGFAMNLFMLGVMTINFYMPDAEGVSGGTPLFDNVYGFMVGNTIGSMIAYLVAQTVDVQLYHFWKRLTRGKHLWLRNNASTMVSQLVDSTAILSILYFTGNLGDGVTGIAALSILILNSYLFKFLSALVDTPLIYAAVHYFRDYYEDPEGHELPGRGS
- a CDS encoding sigma 54-interacting transcriptional regulator, with protein sequence MLFRVDDNEEAHLFFVNSQVQEILGYSPEEYVLASESADSRIKNEISSLVERIAELSHDGGGQAEPICRLHSRRVSAITFSFEFRIFTVKSSPLPFIVVSLEPMDKEPVEAAMATDKRVDTTAVGEGALFVSDSPLMKALMKKLDMVIDKHVHLLFRGERGTGKRTLAKQVVQAEKLNGAETLVWDLPDTSASRQDELVQQLCAGDSADGAVSDRLTLLILEISRLSLKNQQKLLEWLRNTTGDRVVRIIATTRTLLEDHMNRGRFSMELYYHLSFDTILLPPLVQRREDIDLLIDRWVSRASRVLELGELEIGEPVRERLLHHSWPGNFHDFYDTMRRSLLRSGQGVFRLALESGQEESRKKKSAVSPVDIADEVLPFDEMSRLYLEKVLKKTQGKIYGRDGAAHLLGMKPTTLQSKLKKLGVR